The sequence below is a genomic window from Gouania willdenowi chromosome 12, fGouWil2.1, whole genome shotgun sequence.
gattgattgtaaCATCCTGTATTGTATATACTTTGTGAAATGCAGCTTTACCCCAGTTTAGCTCCAAGTCTTTGCATCCCAGTGCATCCTCCAGCCAAATCTGTCTCCATGGTGGGAAATTCTTCATACTGGGGACCAAGAGCCTCATGCTAGTTATAAAAAGGAGCAGGTTTCATTTATGACAACATACATTCATCTCATCagtctgtcacacacacataaacacagttGTTGTTACAGTGCAGTTGCAGCCAAGCTGAGTCAAGCACTGCTTGTAAATTCTGCATCGTGGGCGTGCCAATAAATAAATCGAGGAATGTAAAACACGTTAGTAACAAATAAACAAGATGTTGCTGCTGGCGGGAGGAGACGAGGGAATGCAAACAGAGTGggaggagaaaacatgacgcaCGACagttgagagagagaaatgaaACACTTACTCTGGAGCGGCTGTGGATGAAGGTGCGTGTGATCTTCAGCATGTGTGTGTACTCAATGAGCTCCAGGAGGTTCCTCTGAAGCTTCTCTTTGTTTTTAGCCACCTCGCTGAGCTCCATCTCCAGCCTCTGAAGCTGTTCCTGGTCATCACAGGAAACACTAACTTTAACTCAGCAGCACTAACACGTCCTGGTACTGACGTTCAGGGCTCTTCGTGGTCAGGCGCCTGAACACATTAAGGGCCTGATCCAGCCCTATGTTTCTAATAGGAGCTTGAGGTCTTCTTCTCAGAACCTGTTGATGGTTCCTCGCACTCGCTTTAAAACCCGAGGAGATCGATCGTTTAAGGTGGTAGCTCCTCGCCCACGGAACGATCTTCCACACACTCTGCGCATGCTAGACTCTggatgattttaaaaatcaactaAAGACACTTTTTTAGGGAGGCTTTCTAGCCACACTTGTGTATGTGTCCAGTGTAGgctttgtatgttttattttttacattctaCTGACATTGCACTGTACTGGCATGTTGTAttctgttattgttattgttgtttaactgttaaatgtgaagcactttgtgaccctggtctgtgaaaagcgctatataaatacattttacttacttactcaCTTCAATTAACTTCCAACGCTAgaaagtagggctgggtgattttgcctaaaaaacaaatctctgattttttaaagaaaaattcgagtttcgattctagattcttttttttttcaatgcacttaaaaatgactgcagacattaAACATGCCTATGACACACATATAGTaaactcaaagggtaaacaaatgtaaacaaagagggggcgggctcacatcgtgctatggtaacccacaaggacggaacgcaaaaGAATCCAAAAAAACTgcggtgggaaaaaaaattaaaattaaaaatatatatatatttttttttaaactcaaatttgcaaaataaaaatcatttttatctacaaatttgataaatcaatgaaatcgtttttttttgcccagccctactagaaagtgtacattatatattCACCTCAAAAGGTAAAGTTACTAATTAATTTGCGACACctgttacaataataataaaattcaaCAAACTggtaatgtttaaaataatcataatctttgtgttgttctttttgttttaacaaatataaattgtcttttgagtttttgaaaagcgtttactgtataaataaattgtattctTGTTATAATTATACACTTCTTGAAACAATATGTAAGTCATGGTTCTAGAAAACAATGCACATCACTAGTCAGTCAGTtactctgatatatatatatatatatattatactgcaCATGGAAGTGCACTACACTACATAGTGTTAACCCATGAACACATATAcagacgtaaaaaaaaaaaagaaatctttaaaaatatactgtatatatactttCTGGGGAAAAATATCAATTTCTAattttgtcacacacacacaaaaaaaatcacaatataacataaatgtatattttttccccacccttagcatttatttatcttttcaccaatttgttttcttttatttgcctattttacatatttattctgATTGAGGTGATTTGAAGATGGGATTTATAAAAGGTCAGCAAACAATAAAATGCCATAATTGTCTCCTTATGTCACTGTGACTACAGAGAAATGTGCACATGACTTTCTATCTATGCGAGTTAAGCAACATAATGGACTAAAAACATGATTTCTCTAATCTGTACTGCAGGGTAACATTAGTGATCGATATACATTGACATTAATCAATAATTGTCAATTgtctttaaataatattaataacaataatttaattaaatttaaacccAAATCCTGTTTCCCTGTTAcaatgtgttttcattgtcgGATGAGATAACAACAGCTGGATAAAATGCTGAGTCCTACAAATCTAGGCTGTTTCCTGGCTCTTAGTGGCTGGACGTTGATTATAATAttatcaaataattaaaaacatttcctttaacGCTCTCTGACTAATCTCAGGTTTGAACAACTTCAAAACACAACTTTTAAATCTCCGTATTGGTGGTTTAGGGCCATCAGAGTACTgggaatgtatgttttttgcccATTATCATAAAAAATTAAGTGCTTTTCCCACACTCACCATTATCTCGAGAACTTGTCTCGGAGGAGGAGCGACTGGACTCTCAGCTTCCTCTGGAATGGCGATATTAGCCTTCTGGATCTCTCTCAAAAGATATCCTGAGGGGAGAAATTAGCTGACTGTTTGCTCAGCAGCAAGTAGCACCCAACAATCAGAGCAAGCTGTGAACAGTAAAATCCCTGGGGATCAATTTACAAGGATATTGATCGACAGTAGGCTACAGAAGTGTGGCACAAGGTGCATGTGCACGTGCATGTTTACCCAGAATCCTCTCCATCTCTTCACATCTCTTGATTTCGCTGACAAAGCGCCGTTGGAATGAGCTGACACTTGGGTTGAGCTGAAACAAGAGGAGCATCACAAGTCAAACGGGGGCTGCAAcgtcaaataaaacattatcaaTATATTTGAGCCTTAATTCTAACTCAGGGTATTTGAGGGCCACAATCCTGTAGGGTTTAGATGTCTCCCGGTTTCAAATTCCCTGAATCTGATGACTTATACCTCTGCAGAAAGCTACCTTTTCTGcacgtgacccccaaaataaaggtgccagagaccggggacccccactgtatctgaaggtgacagacatgaacattgaagaacagtcatgtggtgacagggtcatctatgagggggaataaagggaagATTGGGcattttggggcccatccataaagtcagcaaaatgatggtccattgttataTGCATCTGTGatcaccacatttatttattaatctgaaaAATATCCACCGTTacccaggaagtttattattatttgcgccatagtatttAGTCATTGTAAAgacgtaaatccttgttttaatcagaaataaaatgggttgaaagtgaccaaaaatggtggaaaaggcagtgtgaaatggtattttaaagttgcaaattagagtggccaaaacaaacagaaaaagtggtaaaaaaaaaagggttgaaagtgtcaatattggcttaaaagtaggaacaattaatttaaactggcaaatattgggcaTGTCACATcaagaatgtggttaaattggcaaaaataaagcatgaaatatggtcaaaaaaggctaaaaatggcaataatgggtcaacatatgcattGTGGAAATGGtttgcagaaaagacattgaactttgatgaagtggcagaaatgggagtaatgtagcaaaaatatgtcaagataaattaatgaaaatagGTTCCAATTAATACGCAGAGTttgtggtgggggggggggtgggggcggCTCGTGGTCAAAAgctttaattatagtttttataatgtacattatacaaATACTGTAAGTGCTATataacacagtgactgtacaaaatatgtattcattcatttgttgttcttttaaaaatactagAATAAGTTTTCAGTCAAAAGATCCCAAacctttgagactttaggttggttcttctacTGTTATGCAATTCTTCtttacaatgtaaatggtgaagcgacactgcgcccagcagttcatgtatggtactgtagcaaaaatgaagcagaaagcggctgCTGGCCTGGTttaatcatgaatttacaacattaaacggcACCACGacgcaatattttttacagTCAACATTATTAATTATGGTATGTTAGGTTACTATTCATTTTTGCATtcttgtatatgttacacacattgtggttagCGCAACtctcgagacggtctatatatttaagaaagtgtctatttgtacggttgccgtacggacaatccctggtgctattggtacggttaccgaagtacaagtacgtagcgtcttaggtgtagggttaggttataatccAATaacgcaacaatttttagggttagggtaaggtttagtcttagtcacgcaacctaaactggccaatgaccgACCTATCACGAGACTTAAACTGGCCgcatattgatacggcaaccatacggtTAGCCACTGCCTGTATTTAATTATATCTTTTATCAAGACCCATGCATATggttagaacagtggttcccaaaccgaGTGTGCCgggggattttgtgacaaccatacatttattgcaatatacaactacacaaaaataattatttttcaatttactactttgtatgcactcaattcataatacagaggcaaacccTACACCtacattttgtttgaaatatttcaataataaatattttatgagtaatatagttgtctttgtcacatttcatTTGGCATTAGttaataattatgcacatttacagatattctaCATGATATGaatgataacacgtgttataaaggctatttggCACAATAGGTGTGCCATTAGTTtattacttgtcctttggtgtaccttgggtacaaaaagtttgggaatcactgggttagaatatggcaagtttggtgtagttgcagaaaaagagtaaaaataagcaaaaattggctcaaattgttcaaaaaaattcttaaattcttaaaggcatctggtgaccccaaatgggatccGGACCCCAAGGTTGGGAACTCCTACTTTGCAGTATTGCAGTCTTCCAGGATCAAAGTAAATTGATTCATgcataataattcaaaaagcGCATTTGTTGCTTCAGCATCATCTTTAACTCTTTACTTACATCTCGAAACTCGACCAGCCCCAGTTCTCCCAGTTCGCTGATGCAGTCATATTCAGAGCCGGACTGGAGGAACAACTGTGCCAAGCACATCTCCTCACTACGAAACACCATCTTTACAACTGACAGACAATCACAGACAGCCACAGACGGACTGGAGTCCTCTTCCAGCCGTGTATTGCGTCCCTGCACCTGCACAAAGGGCCGCTCAGCAGCACAGGCCACCGGCGGACATGACCGCCTTCAATCAGATATATCAGCCCTCAGTCCTCACTCCTCGTCCTCATGTTGGATGTTGATGGTTCGTTTCCCAATCTGTCGGATGTCTAAAGCATTAGCATAAAAAcaaaggcagcagcagcagcctctcctctcctctcctgcACCGTGCGCACGGATTTCTGTCGGAGAAACGCGTCATTTTTCACAGCCAAACACCGCCCAGAGACAAACAGCAGCAGTAACAGCACAGCAGACACGTGAAGGTTCAGACCAACATGCACAGGACGACACGCGGCCGTGCACGTTAAAAATAAGCCACAGTCAGAAATAGGCGACGGCCTTTTTATTCCAACTACGTCGCCCGGCGACTGCCACAGCTTTGCGCCTGGGTTGCCAGATTTAGTGGTATCTACTTAACCGCATTACCCCCCCTcttatatgattattttttagaaaGACTTGGAATATTTGACTTATCTTACTTTTGACGACTCAATGCTACTTTAGGTAATATgaatggaggtagatttgtgtctttattattcaatcaaaaaaaaaaaaaaaaaaaaaaaacttttcaattaaaaaaattcacttcattcaaaaaaatacggagccccccaaaaaaaaaaaaaaaaaaaaaaaaacctttttaatcaaaaaataaaaataaaaaaaacaatcaagaataaacattttcaatcaaagaaaaaagctgTTCAACAAATGCTTTGacacccaaataattgcatttgaacctttttctttgattgaagtaaacttttgtttcattgaataataaagacacaaatctccCTCCATAAATACGGTGCTGAACATGTTTCTATCATTGTTATAGatcatgtgtgtcaaactcatggcccgggggccaaatgcggcccttATGAACATAATTCGGCCCAcgggagaaaaaacaaaatggcaaagaaaacatgaatccttgtgtaaatgaaactcaacaatagtTGCAGGTTCTAACAGTTTCCCCGGTGCTTGTAGctcatgattgcagtcatttttaatgttaaacagttgacaaaattctaaattcttacacatcCTTAGATTCCCttaattagataaaaaaaaaattggtcacaaaagctaggaaatttaaattgaagatcatgttgtgcaaaaaaagagaagaaacaaAGATTTCAATGGAAATGCCGTTTTCTGCCGACGAACCTGGCAACCCACTGATTCGCTTAAAGTGGCCGGACCATCTGCTCCTCTTTGTGTGCAGTCTTTAATTTATGTTGTTTCTCATCAATAAATTCACACATTATGTTATGTTTTTATGACGAAATAGTATGTGTCTAGCTGACACGGTTTAATAGAGTTTTTTCCATCTTATTTAGtgcaattttatatatatatagaagaCGTGACTCAACAAATATCACCAACACGTGCAgaaggctttaaaaaaaatacagtaataaaggcttaacaaatttaaaataactcaatcAAAAAACGCTCAGTTAGTAAAATTTCAAATCAAATAGACTAGTGTAGTGCCCGTAGGATGTGTTGCTATAGAAacgtgggaggttaagtagctttttcatggatggtttacatgggagctttaattcaaaataaaagttaagtcCTCTTTTAAACttaccttgtaaacactcaattcctaatgcaaatttaattctgaattacttACGCGCACAtctttttaaatgatcattATTTCTGATCTTAGTTACAaatgttgctcactgaggacacctgctggacaatatttacagtatttttaggatattagacacactttagtttttgtttttttttaaaccctttgtgcagtcactcctgtagatttGACCAGACTTTCACtcgtttttacttttattctttccagTGACGAGAAAGGTGAAAAACCTGTGAACACAATGCAAATAAGTTCATCGTTTTTCATCAAACAAGgcaagtacaaataaacacaatttcaagTAAGTACACTTAATTTggtaaaagtatattttaaatttattattattaaatcaatGCAGGTTTGTAATCTGTAAATCAAGGCATTAACCAAACAGAAATCTAGGTCTACTTTTATAACCTGAAACCATTTTTCTTATGTTTATACcaattataaatattaaaatttcaattttaatttaactatttctcaacagaaatacttttatattgtactattttcatacaatacaaatattctCATTCAAAGTTATGGCCTGTTGCCTTTCTGATCATTTCATATTTCATCTATTGTGGCATTAGCAAAGATAATATACATTTTGTCAATGTTAaagtcctttttaaaaaaatttaatagaAAAGGTGTATTTTGATAGCAGCCATACGCTTTATCACTGGATTTAATACTGAGAATTtaaccatttttaaaatgatgattCTTTACTAAGCTTATTTTATCCCTCACAAGTTAAATGTAGGTATAAAACTGATGACAGTTGTTTGGATTAAGATGAGGCTTGTGTCAAATTCTAAACACTTGACTCAGGCCTGAGGAAACAGACACAGGAAGAAGATTTAACAGTAGATAAACTGTTTATTTCATTGAAGAGCTCCATAAAAGGACTGTTACAACGTAACGtataaatagaataaatgttTCTAACTAAAGGCATCACATCCTATTTACTTCCTCACACTTTGAGCCAGTTTATTAAGCTCCTGTGACAGAGCGGTCACTGTGTCCAAGATCCGCGACTTGTCTTTCTCTTCCAGCCGAGCTTCGCAACGTTGAGCGAACTTATCGGGATGCCACAGGGCCTGCTGCTTTCGGAGCGCTTTGCGGAACACCTCCACGTCTTTGCGGTCCACTCCATGTAGCATCACGTCCAGCATCTCTCGGACTGTGCCACGTGGAGCCGGCCACGGGATGTCGTTGTAGGTTAGCTTAGCGCTGCCAGCTGAGGAGCTGCTGTTAAAAGTGGCCGCGCAGCCTTCGTCGTAGCGGCGCTTCTTGCCTTGCCGAGTCTCTTCCTGTTTCCGTGCTGCTCGAGCCAGATACTCTTCATGCTCTTTCTGCATCTGCCGATGCAGATCTTTATTGCTTTGCTCTTCTTTCTCCTTTTCTACCCTCGTCTTCTCCTTCTTTATCGGTCTCGAGAGTGCTTCTGATAGTCTTTGAACTTCAGAAActtttttgttgaaatattCGTGCCTAATGCGTTCTGCCCAGTCCCCATAGTTTTCCTCATCTTCATCATGAGGTAGAAAGTcatcatctaaaaaaaaaaaaaaaaaaaaaaaaacaatttgtacAGTATAATACAGGCATCAAATACCTGGAATAATTTCAGCATTAACGTTAAGGAAAAATAATTCCATTTACCATCATATACTCCAAAAGTTTCATAGAACTCGTCCTCACACTCATCAAACAGCTTTTCCTCCCAATCCCTCTCTGTCTCTGCTTTACATGGGCGGCTCATGGTCTCAGTCGACTGTGTAGCATAgaatgaaacatgtaaacagtgTTAACACAACTGAGCGGACATAATTATTGTTTAATGAGCATTAAGCTTAAGTAATGATTCTACAGCATTGTAGAAGATAGAACAGATTTGCAATGTACATGCACCATGGTAATCTGTGTTATGTATCAGTTTGAGGGCTCTTTCTTACATTTTGAATAACTGTATTATAttggttctgtttttatttaccCAAACTTCTGGACAGTAACACAAATATGGTATGTCAATGTTTTGGATTTTAGTGTGCATATCTGGTTTGGGGTGAACAACACAGTGTCAGTGAATATTATACTGACTACTTTAACTACAGTCACCATGATAAATTCTGTGCTTGTTTGATTTTATTAAAGACTGAGGTGCACAAAGTGTTACTGGTTTACCTGGGATTGTTTTCTCCAGTCCAGCAGGTCCTGTGGTGTGATTCCAGCTCTGTTTTCAATATGTAAAGCTTCCGGACAGCTATTCTTCAAAGGTACAACCAGATCTTCATATGCTACAAATCgtccaaacatttaaaaacaaacattataacaTTAACATCGGAGGTTTAGGTTTAACCTGACCGTGCACTCCTCACCGATCCGTCCGCGTTTCAGCGCCTTGTTAACGGCCGTGTGTAGCACCGTGTCTCCCCGATGGTTTGTCAGCAGGACGTCTGCTCCGTGTCGAAGCAGCAACCGCAGGATGGCGACGTCTTCCAGGCTGCAGGCCAAATGAAGCGGGCTACGCTGCTTTCGGCCCCGGATGAAGTTCACATCCAGGTCCCGGTGCTTCCGCAGGTACGACTTTAGCTTCGTCAGACTGCCTTCCTCCACGTACCGCCACACCCGACGTTGTTGGCGAGACACCATGGTCCTAGAAAATATGAAGCTACTGGTGTTAGCTTGTTTATGCTAGCAGGCCCCGGTGGTGCAGCATTAAATACAGTCAATGACCAGGAGGAGAAACAACATTAAGAGCACAAAGGTTCCGGTGACCAGAGATAAATGTGACCGCTAGGTGTCAGGGTATGCTTTACACAAATTCGTCGCATTACTTTAGGCCACCACACACTTTGATCTGTGTTCTATTTTTTATCCCTTGAAGTGTTCTTTGATGTTTCCGCTGTAAATTTTTTCCTAGAAAAaaggagtttttttcttcccactgttgctaaatgcttgttcatgtggatcttgttgggttctttcttctttttttttttttttactattttgttCAGTgcgttgagatgactttgttgtattttgcgccatataaataaagttgaattgaattgaattgatgttctgttttttttatttttatttatttatttttttttataactgacACCATACACCTCGCatgttccaatcttattttattgtaaatcgTTCAACAATAtctgtgaaacaatacaaacgtgttgttttaactgcacgtGAGGTAgttatttcaaatataaaataaaagttttgaacactgttgtccaaaatactaaattatatcagtttctttagtctttcatttttcacattttcaaaacaaagcaaacgtgtccaacaggttacactgcagaTCTGTTTGgagctttttgttattatttcgttttacaaataaagaaaattacaggGTTTGGGGTaggtgataaaataataatctacaggacaaactaataaaacatcttaaatcactaataaagtgtcctgagttttaagtTTTGTTGTAGTGCAAaaattaggggaaaaaaaagtccaaatgcagcagttttgtggatatttaaatgtaaaaatatgaatctaaaaataaattacaacagCTGACAGGACAAAAGCTAtaagtcaaacattctacagaaataataaagtgcatcatgtgtaacattttcacaTGTCAAAAGGTAATGACAGAATGGACATGacacaggttagttgttctcacacttattacagtcacttaTACATTAGTGGAAGGTTTTAATTCAAATCCAAAGCCGTGAACTCCATCATTTTCCTTATAGtagctttgctcttttcacAAATAAGCGCTCTCAGCGGACCCCTGGCTCTTTGGTccactagcattagctttagcattagcttgattgctGGATTCAATGCTGCACACTGagcggtgtggtggtttcttaaaaGGTAAATGAGTttgcgttttgtttgcagctccaccaaagCTTATTTCCACGTTACAGGGAGTACAAAATTGTGAtcttttgctctcttttttgtataattgtgtaAATTTTGCGTTCACACAGAATGCGTCTTCAGCGGCACCAGACGCATCTGCCGTACAAAATGtaccgcaggatcaaaaaatgtccccattcgcatcAACTTCTACCACTGAGAGTGGTTGACTGTTCACTACAATCCATACAGTATATctagtgagtttgttcatttgtcggTCATGAACTTATtaattttggctctgaaccctggtATTTTGTCGAGTGTGGACTGGCAACAAGGCGTGCTCGGACGCGGACCattgtccgtgctagctgctacatgtttagcatcgaGGTGGTAGCAGAGCCTAGAAGAGCTCATAGATTCTTCAAACTTTGCACATAAtggggcttttgttttccatctgttgttgttttttttttttataaactaaaattaacgcccacAAAACATCGCAACGACTTCTCCTTAGGTGTTCCCTTTTCTTGTATTGTGGCCTGTGCCTCAGTATTGTGGTATACTGAGAACTCACACTGTttgaagtgcaaaaaaaaaagttgttttcttcACGTTATTCTTAGGTGTCAAGGCAAGATCTTTAAATAACGTCCCTAAAAGCCTTCCataacattaaaaaagtgaGCGCAGCAATTTATACACTTGTGAATATTCAAAGCAGGATATTTTTATATGTCCTAAAACACGCCCAGACCAGCCATCTCCACAAATACCGCTCACTGAAACCTTACCCTGAGCATGACCTTAAATCAGGTCTTCACTCTTAAAGATGACGATTCATGAGTCAGTAGACATGTTTTCTGTCACCAAAGGAAGTCTCTGGTTTTACTGATTGAACACAAATCTGTTTACACTAACAGATTCATGTCCCTCCATCGTGACGAAAGCAGGAACACAGAGACAAACTAACTGTGTGTGGCAGCAGTAGCAGGTTGTTGTTCTAACTGTAGCCACGCAACAACATTGACCCTTTGGCAGCTCTAAAATTATAGACAAATTCACAGCTATGTCATTCACTCTGGACGTGTGACCAATGTGAACCGTTCTGGTTGTCGGTGCAGTTTTGAAAACTCTCAAGTGTCTTGTGATAtccaaaaagaaaatcaaatgg
It includes:
- the nfkbil1 gene encoding NF-kappa-B inhibitor-like protein 1, translating into MVSRQQRRVWRYVEEGSLTKLKSYLRKHRDLDVNFIRGRKQRSPLHLACSLEDVAILRLLLRHGADVLLTNHRGDTVLHTAVNKALKRGRIAYEDLVVPLKNSCPEALHIENRAGITPQDLLDWRKQSQSTETMSRPCKAETERDWEEKLFDECEDEFYETFGVYDDDDFLPHDEDEENYGDWAERIRHEYFNKKVSEVQRLSEALSRPIKKEKTRVEKEKEEQSNKDLHRQMQKEHEEYLARAARKQEETRQGKKRRYDEGCAATFNSSSSAGSAKLTYNDIPWPAPRGTVREMLDVMLHGVDRKDVEVFRKALRKQQALWHPDKFAQRCEARLEEKDKSRILDTVTALSQELNKLAQSVRK